The following is a genomic window from Longimicrobium sp..
CCGCCGCACGTACACGTTGAGCGCGAGAAGAACCGGGCGAAGTTCTGGCTCGATCCCGTGCGGATGCAGGACAGCGGCGGCTTCAGCGGAATCGAGCTGAATCGAATCTCCGCCCTGGTGGAAGCTCATCGGGACCAGTTGCTTAGAGCCTGGAATGACTACTTCAACGAGTGAGCTTCGTGTCCCCGAAGCTACCGGCGTGACGGTAACGGACGAAGCTCTCACCGTCGAATTGGTCGACGGGCGCGTTCTATCGGTGCCGCTGGTGTGGTATCCGCGCCTCGCGCACGGGAGTCCCGATGAGCGTAACCGCTGGCGGCTCATCGGTCGGGGTGAAGGAATTCATTGGCCCGACCTGGATGAGGACATCAGCGTCGCGAACCTTCTGGCGGGGAAGCCTTCGGGCGAGAGCCAGCGTTCTCTCAAGCGTTGGTTGGAGCTCCGCCGCGGTGCCGCCTGATAGATAAGAACAACGAAGCCCCGGCCGCGCATCGGCCGGGGCTTCGCTCGTCAACCCGGCCAAGGATACCCCAATCTGGACGAGCGCCGCGGCTTGTGCCTGCACGGCTCTTTGCTTACATTCTGGACATGGTGAAACTCCGCTATACTGCCGAAGAGCTTGCCCGCCTGGGCGACGCGCTGTTCGAGCGCGAGGTGGCCCCGTACATTTCCACCGAGGACGCCGGCTGCTTCGTTGCAATCGACGTCGAGAGCGGCGCGTACGAGATCGACCATCACGAATTGACGGCCATCCATCGGCTGTTCGCGCGGAAGCCGGATGCGCAGATCTGGCTCCGGCGTGTCGACAAGCTCTACACGCACCGTTTCGGACCCCGAGCGAACCCGGCCGCGTGATCGAGGGCGCCGTCAACGCAAAACGCGAAGCCGTCGTTGATCTCACCGTGAGCGGGCCGGCAGGTCTTGCGGAACGGCTTGCTTTTGTAGTCGATACCGGCTTCGATTCCGACGTCACTCTTCCCGCTGCAACAGTCGCGGCCATGGGGCTCCGCTTGGTAGCCGCGGGACGAGCGGTCCTGGGCGACGGAAGCCTGACGTACTACGATATTTGCGAGGCCGAGGTGGTGTGGGGGAATGCCTCCCGCCAGGTGCTCGTCGACGTCGCTGAGACCGAGTCGTTGCTCGGGATGGGCCTACTGGAAGGCCACGAACTGCGCATCGAAGCAGTCCGCGGCGGCCGAGTCCGCATCACCCCGCTTCTTGTGAGCGAATCGCAGCCGGCGACCTGAAGCGTGCACACGCGGGAACGACGAAGCCCCGGCCGCGCATCGGCCGGGGCTTCTTTGTCCAGAGATAGGACGATTCAGGCAGCGGATCGGTCGATGCGGTCCAGCACGGCACCCAGGCGGTCGAGCGGAGACGGCTAGCGCCGGCGCGCCTGTGTCGCGTGGCGAGGTGTCCGCGGGACCGGGGCGGATCGCGGCGTCGGTGTCCCGGTGAGACCGGCGCGCCTCACGCTCCGGAACCCTCGCGTCCCGTCAAGAATTTGCTTCAACCCTTTCAGGAATCGTGCGTTATCGCGGCGGAGCGCGTCCGCCGGGGTCGCGGTCCGCCCGTTGCGAGCCCGCCCCCGCGCGAGTGGCGGGCGGCTACGACGCCGGCGGTCCGCACCAGGCCGCGGGTGGTTGACCGTGCGGGTGAATGCCGCCCGGGCCCCGCTCGCCGGCTGGATCATACGTCGGAACATTTTCATCCTGCAACGGGGAGGTACCGATGGCGAAGCTCAGGCTGGATCTGGACGCGCTGGAGGTGGAGTCGTTCGAGGCCCTGTGCGAAGGCCTGCACGTTCCCGGCACCGTAAAGGCCAACCAGGACGCAGGCGACCGTGCCGGAGATGCCGCGGACGACGCCAGGGATGCCGCCACGTACACCCCCTCGTGCGGGAAAACGGCCTGTGCCACCTGCTACACGTGTTTCGGACCCAACTGCTGAACGAACAACGAAGCCCGCAGCCGCGCATCGGCCGGGGCTTCGTCGTTTTCCAGAGGCAGGACTATCTACGCGGCGGATCCGTCGATGCGTCCAGCACGGCGCCAGGCTGTCGAGCGGAGACGGCGGCTGGTGTCGGCGCGCCGACACCAGCGTGGCGAGGTCGTCCGCGGGACCGGTCGGATCGCGGCGTCGGTGTCCCGCTGAGACCGGCACGTCTCACGTTCCAGAACTTCCGCGTTTCGTCAAGGAATTCGCTTCAAATCTTTCAGGAACAGTGCATTATGGGCGGCGGAGCCTGCCCGCCGGGGTCGCGGTCCGCCCGTTGCGAGCCCGCCCCCGCGCGAGTGGCGGGCGGCTATGATGCCGGCGGTCGAGGCCGGTTCCGACCGTACGGGTGAATGCCGTCCGGGCCCCTCGCAGGCTGGGTAATGAGAGCGTTTCATCCTGCAACGAAGAGGTACCGATGGCGAAGCTCAAGCTGAACCTGGAGGCGCTGGAGGTGGAGTCGTTCGAGATCGTGTCCGCAGGTCCTCACCCGCCTGGCACCGTCAGGGCCAACCAGGACGCAGACGACCGCGCCAAAGATGCCGCGGACAACGCCAGGTCCGCCGCCACGTGCTTCGGCCGCTCCTGCCAGCCCTCGCACTGTGACTCCTGCGACACGTGTGAGGACTGCTGAGGTCCGGTGGCTCGTGCCGGCTGGATCATGCGCCGGAGCATTTTCATCCTGCAACGGGAGGCATCCGATGGCGAAGCTCAGGCTGAACCTGGAGGCGCTGGAGGTGGAGTCGTTCGAGATCGTGTCCGCAGGTCCTCACCCGCCCGGCACCGTCAGGGCCAACCAGGACGCAGACGATCGCGCCAAAGATGCCGCGGACAACGCCAGGACCGCCGCCACGTGCTTCGGCCGCTCCTGCCAGCCCTCGCACTGTGACTCCTGCGACACGTGTAAGGACTGCTGAGGTCCGGTGGCCCGCGCCGGCTGGATCGTGCGCCGGAGCATTTTCATCCTGCAACGGGGAGGTACCGATGGCGAAGCTCAGGCTGGACCTGGACGCGCTGAAGGTGGAATCGTTCGAAGCCCTGTGCGAAGGCCCGCACGTCCTCGGCACCGTGAGGGCCAACCAGGACGCAGGCGACCGTGCCGGAGATGCCGCGGATGCCGCCAGGGATGCCGCCACGTGCTTCGGCATCTCCTGCCAGCCCTCGTACTGTGAATCCTGCGACACGTGTGAGGACTGCTGAGGTCCGGTGGCTCGTGGGCCGGCCGGTTCATGCGCCGGAGCATTCATCCTGCAACGGGAGAGGTACCGATGGCGAAGCTCAGGCTGGACCTGGACGCGCTGAAGGTGGAATCGTTCGAAGCCCTGTGCGAAGGCCTGCACGTCCCCGGCACCGTGAGGGCCAACCAGGACGCGGGCGACCGTGCCGGAGACGCCGCGGATGCCGCCAGGGACGCCGCCACGAACGCCGGCCCCACCTGCGCGCCCTCGAACTGTTCCGCCTGCGGCACCTGCTACGAACGCAACTGTGCGTGATCGTCCGGGCGAACAACGAAGCCCCGGCCGCGCATCGGCCGGGGCTTCGTCGTTCGTCCAGAGGCAGGACAGTCTACGCGGCGGACCCGTCGATGCGGTCCAGGACGGCGCCCAGGCGGTCGAGCACGCCCCGGATCTCGCCGGCGACGCCGCGCACGGTGCGGGGCCCGGGGGCGTCCTCCTCGAACAGCACGCGGTGCCCGTCGTCCAGCACCTCGGGGCGCAGGCGCATCCCTCGCTTCGCCAGCTTCTCCCCGATCTCCTCGCGGCGCTCGCGCAGGTGCGCCAGGGTGCGGGCGTAGGCGTGCTCGCACACCTCGCGGCGGTTGGCCGAGGAGAAGATGTTGGAGAAGAACATCCGGTGGTCGGCCAGGTCCGGCTCCACCAGGATCACGTCGGCGTCCGGGTAGGTGTGGCGGTAGCTGCGGAAGCCCGTCCCCATCCGCGAGTGGATGGCGGTGCGGAAGGTCTGCGAGAGCACCGCCGGCAGCCCGTAGTCCACCAGGTGCCTCGGCGCGCGGCCGCTGCCGTTCTTCCCGTGCCCGTTCACGTCGACGGGGACGATAGGGTTCACGCAGAAGAGCAGGTCGGCGCCCTCGTCCAGCGCCACGCTGGCGTTCAGCGTGCGCCGCGCCACCCCGTCGATGTAGTGCTCGCCGCCGATCTCCACCGGGCAGTAGAGGCCGGGGAGCGAGATCGACGCCTGTACCGCCCTGCTGATCGGGACGTGGTCGTGCCCCGCCGCGCCGAAGGTCACCAGCTCGGACGAGTCGAGCTTCACCGCCACCACGCGCAGCTCCGCCCGCAGCTTGCGGAAGTCGTTGGTCCGCCCGCGGGTGGAGAAGACGCGCGCCAGGTAGCGCTCGATCGGCGCGCTGTCGAAGACGCCCACGGGGGTGAGCGCCGCCAGCTCCACCAGCCAGCCGGCCAGCGACAGCTCCAGCGGCCGCTCGATGCGCCGCCGGATCCAGCGGCCCACCAGGCGCGGCGCCGCGGCCACGCGCCGCACGTACTCGCGCACGGCGGGGGTGAAGAGGAGGTTCGGGTCGAGGTTGAGGAGCTCTTCGTCGGCGCGGGAGAGGATGGCGCGGGAGAGGGCGCGGGGGCCGACGCCGTTGGCCAGCAGCGAGGTGAGCACCGCGCCGGAGCTGACGCCCACGTACACGTCGGCGCGGGTGAAGTCGAGCCCCTCCACGGCGTCTTCCAGCGCGCAGAGGACGCCGATCTCGTAGAACCCGCCTTCCAGCACCCCGCCCGCCAGGGCCAGGCCGATCTTGCCGCGCGGGGCGGCCCCCGCGCCGTCGCCGTTGCTCATGGAACCGTTTACACCTCGGGCGAAAAAAGGGTGCGGATGCATGCGAGGGCTACCTCGCGCACCCGCACCCCGGCTCCCTTCCGCACGGAGCGTGCTTACGCCTCGTACACGAAGGTGTCCTGCACCGAGCCGTCCTTGCGGTGGACCACCAGCTCGCTGGGCCTGTGCTCGGCGGCGAGGGCGCGGGCGCGCTCCAGCGCCTCGTCCTTGGTGGGGTGCACGCTCACCGCGCGCTCGGCGCCCTGCTTCTCCACCGCCCAGCCGTCCTCGCGGGCCGTGACCGAGTACACCGACACCTGCGCGCGCTCCAGCCGGGCGATGAGCAGGTTCACGCGCTCGGTGAGCGACTCCACCTGCGCGGAGAGCCGGCCCACCTCGGCGCGGGTGGGCACGCCCAGCCTGCCGAGCGCGTCGACCATGGGGTCGTAGACGGTCGTCTCCACCTTCTCCACCGCCTCCTCGCGCCGGGCCTCCACCTCGTCCTTGAGCGCGTCGAAGCGCTCGCGGCCGCGCTTCTCCATCGTCTCGCCGCGCCGGACCAGCGTCTCGCCCTGCTTCACCAGGCGGTCGTAGAGCGCGGTGCCCTCCTGCTCGGCGGTGGCCAGCGCGCCCAGCCCGGCCAGCCACACGTCGCGGCCGCGGGTGGTGACGCCGTCCGCGATCTCCTTCGGGAGCTTCACCACCCGGCCCGCCACGTTCTTCGGCAGGTCGCCCAGGCGGAAGATGGTGCTGTTCCTCGTCTGCGTGCTCATTTCTGTCTCCGTCGCCGTGAGTTGGTCGCCGTCGCGCTCGTCGTTCCGGTATCGTCCGCGGCGGGGCCGCGCCGCTTCTCGCTCTCCTGCTGGTCCAGGATGCGCGCGAGCGTGGCCTCCAGCTCGGCCAGCTGCCCGCGCAGCTGCTGCAGCTCCTGGGTCTGCGGGCTCTGCAGGACGCGGGTGATGCGGCCCAGGGAGCCGTGCACCAGCTCGTCCACCCCGCTCCGGATCTGCCCCACGCCGGCGTCGATCACCCGCCCGCCGCGGCGCAGGAGCTCGTGCAGCAGCTCCGTGGGGAGGATGCCGCGCCCGCGCTTGCCCTCCTCGAGCACCACCTGGGTGAGGGTCTGCGCGGTGATGTCGTCGCCCGTGACGTTGTCGAGCACCTCGACGGTCTCGCCGCCGCGGATGAGCGCGGCGATGTCTTCCAGCGAGACGTACGCGCTGGCCTCGACGTCGTAGAGCTTCCGGTTCCCGTACCGCTTGATCACCCTGGGCATCGCTTTTCCTCCGACTGCGGTGTGGCCACGGCTCGATGATAACGCGTTGCGTCATGACAGTCAAGATTTCGTAACGCACCGTGTCGAGACGGGTTTCGGTGCGGCCACGGGGCGGCCCCCGCCCTGGCGCCTGGCGCGCCTGTCCCTCCCCCGAACTTCAGGGGAGGGACTTCGGCGCTTCGCGCGACGGGAGCGGTGGTGAGATCGGGTCTGTTGAATCCAGAAAAAAAACAGCCTCACGCAGAGTCAGCAGAGTCAGCAGAGAAACCCTCTGCTTGCCCTCTGCTGACTCTGCGTGAGACAGATCCTTTACCGGACTCTGCGCGAGAGCGGCAGCCGTGGAATGGATTCTCGTCTGCCCAGCAGAATCCCCAGGCTGCACCGGAGCGCGGCCTGGGGATTCGGCGTTCGAAGCCAGGTAGATCGGAG
Proteins encoded in this region:
- a CDS encoding patatin-like phospholipase family protein, whose protein sequence is MSNGDGAGAAPRGKIGLALAGGVLEGGFYEIGVLCALEDAVEGLDFTRADVYVGVSSGAVLTSLLANGVGPRALSRAILSRADEELLNLDPNLLFTPAVREYVRRVAAAPRLVGRWIRRRIERPLELSLAGWLVELAALTPVGVFDSAPIERYLARVFSTRGRTNDFRKLRAELRVVAVKLDSSELVTFGAAGHDHVPISRAVQASISLPGLYCPVEIGGEHYIDGVARRTLNASVALDEGADLLFCVNPIVPVDVNGHGKNGSGRAPRHLVDYGLPAVLSQTFRTAIHSRMGTGFRSYRHTYPDADVILVEPDLADHRMFFSNIFSSANRREVCEHAYARTLAHLRERREEIGEKLAKRGMRLRPEVLDDGHRVLFEEDAPGPRTVRGVAGEIRGVLDRLGAVLDRIDGSAA
- a CDS encoding phasin family protein; its protein translation is MSTQTRNSTIFRLGDLPKNVAGRVVKLPKEIADGVTTRGRDVWLAGLGALATAEQEGTALYDRLVKQGETLVRRGETMEKRGRERFDALKDEVEARREEAVEKVETTVYDPMVDALGRLGVPTRAEVGRLSAQVESLTERVNLLIARLERAQVSVYSVTAREDGWAVEKQGAERAVSVHPTKDEALERARALAAEHRPSELVVHRKDGSVQDTFVYEA
- a CDS encoding DUF2442 domain-containing protein yields the protein MTVTDEALTVELVDGRVLSVPLVWYPRLAHGSPDERNRWRLIGRGEGIHWPDLDEDISVANLLAGKPSGESQRSLKRWLELRRGAA
- a CDS encoding polyhydroxyalkanoate synthesis regulator DNA-binding domain-containing protein, encoding MPRVIKRYGNRKLYDVEASAYVSLEDIAALIRGGETVEVLDNVTGDDITAQTLTQVVLEEGKRGRGILPTELLHELLRRGGRVIDAGVGQIRSGVDELVHGSLGRITRVLQSPQTQELQQLRGQLAELEATLARILDQQESEKRRGPAADDTGTTSATATNSRRRRQK
- a CDS encoding DUF4160 domain-containing protein, translated to MPTVLRSGPYRFFFYAGDREEPPHVHVEREKNRAKFWLDPVRMQDSGGFSGIELNRISALVEAHRDQLLRAWNDYFNE